The genomic segment GGTCGGCGGGTAGGCAAAACCAGCCTGATGCGCATGGTGCAGCAACGCCTGGAAACACGCCTCAACGCCGGAGAGCAGCCGATTGTGGTGCCGCTCTTTATGGATATTGAACTGGATCCGCCCACCTCGGCTGCCGATTTCTTCGAGCGTTTGGTCAACCGCCTTGCGCAATGGCAGGCGGGGGTCGTCGGCAGTCTCGAGCCGCTCCCCCCGATCGATGAAACCAATCCCGCACTGAGTTTTGCTGAATCCTTTAAAGAACTCTATCGCCGCGTGCAGCCCGAAGTCGGCGGGGTAAAACTGGCGATACTGATTGACGAGTCTGAAAAATTTCATCGCCCAAGTTGGGCGCACAGCCTCGAAGATAACCTGCGCTCGCTGCTCTCCAACGTCCCCGGGGTGAGCGGGCATATCGGCCTGATTATGACGGGCAGCGTTCAATTCTACAAAGGGATGGCGGCGGGAGGTGGGGGATCGCCGCTGCGCAATGTGCTGGAGGAAGAAATCAAATTGCCAGCCTGCTCAGCGGACGCGCTGCGCGAGTTGATTCAGGTTCCCACACAGGGGGCTATCTCCGAAGCGGTTGCCAACGAAGTCATCCGCCAGGCCGGGGGGCACCTGTTTTTGGGACAATATCTCATGCGACAGCTTTGGCAAGCCGGGCTGGAAAATGCCAATGTGCAAGCAGTGCGCGCCGCCGCGCTGGAATTTGCAGACCGGCGCCGCGATTTCGAAAGTTGGCTGGAAGCGCTGGGCGAAGAGGGGGAAAAGGTTTATGGCTATCTGGTTGAGCAGAGCGAACCGCGCTCGCGCGGCGAGATCAGCGCCGCCCTGAACATGGAGCGGTTGGATGTTAAAACCGCCATTGATGTGCTCACATTCCATAATCTTATCGAAATGCCGCGGCGCAAATATCAATATCGCGGCGAGATGTTCCGTGCCTGGTTCACTGACAGCATTGCCGAAGATGTTGAAGAATCCCAGCCTGTTGAGCTATTTATCTCCTACGCCCATGAAGACGAATTGCTCTGGGAGAAGCTTAAATCACATTTAGCCAGCCTCCGCCGCCGTAAACTGATTGACGCATGGTATGACCGCCAAATTGTGCCTGGGCAAGAATGGGCCGCTGAAATTGATGAAAATATCAATTCCGCGCAGATTATTATTTTGCTCATCAGCGCGGATTTTATGGAATCGGATTATTGTTATGAGGTCGAAATGCAGCGCGCCATTACCCGTCATGAAGCAGGTGATGCGGTGGTAATTCCGGTAATTTTACGTCCCACCGATTGGGATGGTGCGCCCTTCAGTCGCCTACAGGCCTTGCCCAAAAATGCCAAACCCATCACAGAATGGGAAAACCTGGATCGTGCTTTTTTGAATGTGGTGGAAGGCTTGCGCATGGCACTTGCCCAATTGGGGAGTGAAGATGAATAAAAATGATAGTAGTGCGCGGCAGAACTCAATAGCATCTGATTTGCAGCTTGGGCGCAACGGTCAAAGTACGATAGCCCAGATAGATACCTGGCGTGCTGACGCGATTAATATTTTGCTGGTTGTCTCGGCAATTGTTTTCGCGCCAGCAATTATTGCCTGGGGGTGGAATTTTAACGCCTCCACGACCGAAAAGGGCGCTTTCTTTTTTTATCTGGCGATATTTATAGTACTGGTTGGGCTGGCATATTTTCGCCAGCTTGATTACCTGATACGCGCCTGGGGGTTTCTATTTCTCACCTATATTACAGGTACGGCGGCTCTGTTTCTTGGCGGATTGGCAGGTGATGGGCGCATCTACCTCACAGCCCTGCCCGTAATCGCTTCAATTTTGGTCAATAAGCGTGCGGGCGCTGCCATTCTTGTTGCCAGCATGCTCACCTTTGCATTCGCGGGATATTCTGCTCACCGGGGATGGATTGCGGACATACTGCTGTTTCGCGAAAACCCTCTGGATACAGCTATTTGGTTGCAAGAGGGAATTGTAATGGCAGCAAGTTTGGCAATGGTCCTGGTTTTGCAATGGAGTTTCAATAAATTCCTAGAAACTACTGCGGCGAAGAATGCCCAGATGTACGAACAAATCAAGTCTTTTGCTGATGAATTGGAACACCGTGTCGATGAGCGTACCGCCGAGCTAAAGACGGCCTACGACACGTTGAGCGCCGCAAAAAATGAAGCCGAGCGCGCCAATCTCGCCAAAAATGAATTTCTATCGCGTATGTCACACGAGTTGCGTGCTCCCATGAGTCTGGTGCTTGGTTTTGCGCAGTTGCTTCAGATGAATCAAAAAGAACCCCTCACCCCACAGCAGCAAGAAAATATCGGTCACATTCTTGGCGAGGGAGAACATCTACTGCGGATGATTGATGAAGTGCTCGATTTTGCACGCATTGAAGAAGGCCAAATTTCTGTCTCGCTGGAAAACGTAGATGCAGGAGCAGTCTTGCAGAAACTATATTATCTGATTGCGCCATTGGCTGCGCCCAGTCAGATAGAAATTAAGCTCGATGAATGCGCGCCAGAGGCGCTTTTCGTGCGCGCCGACCCACAACATTTGCATCAAGCAAGTATTGCTAAATTTGCTCTCCAACGCCATCAAATACAATCGCCCGGGCGGGACTGTTACTATTTCGAGCCAATGCCCGGCGCCACAAAAGATTCGTATTGTCGTAAGCGACACGGGTGTTGGCATACCGGAGGAAAAATATGACAAATTATTTACGCCGTTTATGCGCCTGGTTGACGAACCCAGCGAAGTTGAAGGCACTGGGTTAGGCCTGGCACTCTCAAAGCGCTTAATGGAGTTGATGGAGGGAGAAATTGGGGTTGAAAGTACGCCTGGGCAAGGTTCAGCATTTTGGATTGAACTCCCATTGCTTGATCCATCCGAAATTTCTTTGGAAACAGGTGCTCGCTCAGTTATACCCAATGGCTATAGTCCGCCGCCTAGCAAAATACTGTATATTGAAGATTATGTTGCAAATTATGAGCTAATTCGACAGGCGTTGGCCGATTTTCCTCAGGTACAGTTGCTTTGGGCCAAAGACGCTCAAACGGGGATGTCGATGGCAGATCAGCAACAGCCCGATCTCATTCTCCTCGATTTACAATTGCCCGATATGCACGGCTATAAGGTGTTGCAAGAATTGAAGCAAACCGCAGGTACGTGCGACATCCCGGTGGTAATCATTAGCGCTGATGCAAACCCCCATCAGGAAAAATATCTAATAGAAGCCGGCGCACTTGATTTTCTGACCAAGCCGTTTAACTTGAAAGCGTTGATTCGCAGTATTCAGGCTTGGTTAGCATAAAACGAATGTGTTATAATCGGCACAAATGGCGATGAAAGAGACTGTTGCCAGGAATAATTGTTGTAGTTAAATTGGGCTTGCGAAAATTAACCAAGAGGGGTGTAGTTTTTGGTTATTGGGTTTCATTAACTTCTCCGCACGCTTGTTTACTTGAAATTCCCTCAGAGTAATTCTGAGATGCCCGGGCGTTGATCATTCCATGAATGACCACCCGGTTTTTGTGTGGCACTAATTCGTTATTGGAGGCTAGTTTTGACTCGAGTAGATTTAAGATCAAATGAATCGCAACAATCTTTATTAAAACGATTTCGAAGGAAAGTTGTCCGGAGCGGCACCCTGGGTGCAGTGCGCCGCAAGCGTTGGTTTACATCAAAGAGTGAGTTGCGCCGTATCCAACGGAAAAAAGCCGTACGCCGCCAAAAACGCCTTCGCCAAAATCAGCGCAGAAAAAAAGGATAATTACATCTGGCGGAGTTCAATAATGGCAGACGACGACAGATTCACGATTGGTAATTGGGTTGTACATAGTCGTTACGGCGTTGGCAAGATAAAAGAAATCGCTGAAATGACTGTCTTTGGCCGGAAAAATGGCAAGGAAGAGTGCATAAAAGTGGTCACAAAAGATAGTGAATACTGGGTGCCACTGTCGATTTGTGATAATGAGCGTATTCGCCCCATTTCGTCGCGCCAACAATTTGCAACAGCTCTGAAAACATTGACAGTGCGCGGGGAACATGTGGATATGCACCACAATGCCTTTGTGCATCAAATTGATCAGGCCTATGCCGATGCATCTCTGGCGACAATGATGACGATTGTGCGCGATCTATTTGGGCGCAATCGCGAGAAAACGTTAAACAGAAAAGAAGAGCGCTCGCTAAAGCTCTTTGCCAGTAATCTGGTTCACGAATATTCACTTTGCATGGGGGTGGATGTAGAAACCGCACAGAAAGCTATTTTTGAATTGCTGGCCGATGAAACCCGCGCTGCAAACTACAGTTATATTTTTGGAGTGGCTACCTTAGACGATATTAGCACAGCAAACTAGTGGGGATTATTCTCGATCTAGCCATAATTCGCGGTATTGCCGATTCCAATCTTCAAAGAAGCGCAGGGCGATTACCAGTCCGGTGGTTGCCCCAATCCAGATGACGACGCTGGGGAATTTGAGTAACCAGAACACTGGGGCGAGCATCAGCCCGGTGAATAGCGCCCCGCGGGCGGAGTGACGGATAACAAGCACCAGGCTGAGCAATAGCCCCAAAGCAGCAGCAAACCCCAAGGGGTATACTGCCAAAAGACTACCCCCTGTAACAGCCAATCCCATACCACCGCGAAACTGCGCGAAGACCGGCCAACAATGCCCGGCCACGGCTAATCCCGCGGTCAATGCAATTGCCCAATCGGGGAGCCCGGTGCGCGCGGCCAGATAAACCGGGATAAACCCCTTGCCAATATCCAGCGTCAAGACCAGCACCCCCCACACCCATCCAGCCTGCCGAATGGTATTGGTGGTGGTGACATGCCCAGATCCTCCATCGCGAATATCAACTCCCTTGACGGTTCGCGTCACCCACAAGGCAAAAGGCAGCGAACCCGATACATAACCAAAAAGTGCAAAGAGTAGAATGTTCATATTATTGTTTTTGCACGACAACCCAGGCAATATAGCCATCGCGTTCGATATGGGTTTGGGCATTGAGGCCGTTGAATAATTGCGCAATTTGGGGCGGCGTGAGAAAGTGACTGCGCATGAGGGCCAGTTTTTCAGCCAATGCAATTAGCTTGACAGCAAAGGTGCGCAGATCGGGTTCCTCAATGACAAGATAACCGCCGGGTGCCAGTACCCGCCACAGTTCCCGAGCGGTTTCTTCCTGGTCGCAAACATGATGCAAGGCATCGATCATAATAATGCGTTCAAAATAGCCATCCGCAAAGGGCAATCTTTCGCTATGCGAACAGGTAGCCAGCAAACGATCTTTTTGCTTGGCTTGCCGTAGCATATCAAAGGACAGATCGGCGACAACCACCTGGGAAGCCTTTGCGCTCATAAACTGGGCAACTCGCCCTGTGCCGCCGCCTGCATCGAGCAGTGCGCCCGATGTGGGCAACTTGGCCAATTCCCAGAGATATTCTGGGGGTTTGGGCTGGATAAATTTCTCGTAAACGGGTGCTAAGATGCTGAAGTGATCAAACATGGATATTTTTTCCTTGTCGGAATATTTTTATTGAATTGCGTAAGCTTGATTACATGAATAACAGCGCCGCGCCGCGGGCCAATAACGCTGCTGCGAGAGCAATAATGACTGTCAATCCTGAGATGATGAGCATATCACGGCGGCCAAGTTCGCGGCGCAGTGCAGCCAGCGTTGCCAGGCATGGTATATAAAACACCACAAATACCGTAAAAGTTATCATTTGCACAGGATTCAAGGCCGCCGAAAAATCGGTGACGTTGAGCGCCTGCCGAAGCATGAGCAGCGATAGCTCTTTGCGGAAGATGCCAAAGATGAGCGGTACGCCCACCTCGGGGGGAAGCCCCAAGCCCCAGGTGACAGGCCGCACCAGCATATCCAGCCAGCGCGCCAGATTGAGGCGGTCAAAAATTGCCAACGCCACGCTGCCGACGATCAAGAGCGGCCAGGCCTCTACGATAAATTCACGAATGCGAAACCAGGATTTATGCGCAACGGTCTTCCAGGTGGGCATGCGATAAACGGGCACTTCGATAATCAACCCTGGGGCGCCTTCAGGGAGCCTGCTGGAGAGCAAGCGTCCTGTGAGAGCGATGACAACCAGATTAAAAATATAGATTGCCAGCGCGATTTGCGGGCCAAGATAAAAAGCCACCAGCCCGAAGACAACCGCTAACCGCGCGGCGCAAGGAACCAGCGTTGCCATTGTGGCCGCCAAGAAGCGGTCTCTGCGGTTTTCCAGCAGCCGCGTCGACATCACTGCGGGCACATTGCAGCCATAGCCCAGAATGAAGGGCACAATCGCCTTGCCGTGCAATCCCATACGGCTCATTAGCGCATCTACCAAAAAGGCCAGCCGGGGCAGATAGCCAATATCTTCCAGTAAACCCAGTCCAATCAGGAAGGGCAGCAGGTAAGGCAGTACAATCGCAACACCACCAGCGATTCCCTGAATTACGCCGGTGAGTAGTTGTGCTCCGAAGGTTTGCGGGCCAACCCATCGGGCGGCTTGCAGGGCCAGGGCATCAAATGCGGCGAGTAGCGGGGCCTCGATAAGACTACCAACGCCGTAGACAGTTTGAAAAAAGAGCCACAGGATCACTCCCAGGGCGATATAGCCCCAAAACGGATGCAGGAGTACGTTGTCGAAATGGTCGCGCCTGGTGATGCGAGGTTCCCCGCGCGAAAGTACAGACGCAGTGATTTCATCTGCGCGCTGATGTCTCTCGGCAGTCAGCGCCCAGATAGCGGGCTGTCCCTGGGTGGTGAGGATGTCTTTCTGAATTTTCTCAACAATTGTGCGTGTTTTTGGCGCGTCAACATCGACGCGTTTTAGCAGTTCGGCATTACCCTCCAGTAATTTTATAGCCATTAATTGCGGTCTGAGGGGAGAAGTCTGTGCCCCGCCATTGATTTGAGTTGCAATCGTAGCGATGGCTTTTTCAAATGCGCTACTGTAGTGAATCCGTTGTGGAGGTTCCCCGGCGCGGGCTACGGCCATCGCCGTGGTGAATATGGCCCGCACGCCGCGGCCTTTGCTGGCAATCAGGGGCAGCACATTGACACCGAGAATTTGCTCGAGTTGAGGGCCGTCGATTTTCATCCCCAGGCGTGCAGCTTCATCCATCATGTTCAGAGCCACCACCAGGGGGCGTCCGAGTTCCATCAGCTCGAGGGTGAGGTTCAAGCCCTGAGCCAGGTGCGAAGCATCCAGCACATTGACCACAACATCAATCTCATGGAAGGCCAGATAGTGCATAACCTCACGCTCGGCCGGATTGGAACCCGCCAGCGAATACGTTCCGGGCAAGTCAACCAGGCTGACGACTTCACCGAGTACGCGCACCTTGCTTTCGGTGAAGGTGAGCGTGGTTCCCGAAAAATTTCCTGTTTCGGCCTTGTAGCCCGCGACCTGATTAAACAGCGTGCTTTTACCGCAATTCGGTTGGCCGATTAATGCGAATCGCATTCGTCTTCGGTTTCCTTCACCTGGATTTTGGCGGCAATCCCCCTGCCGATTGCGATGGAACGTCCGTCGATTTCAAGCAACACTGGGCCGCCAAAGGGAGCCCGGCGTATCATGCGGACATAATAGCCTGGCTGCAGGCCAAGCTGGCGTAATTTATTTTCGAGGGTTTCTCCGCCGTTGAAACTAATTACCTGAACCGTTTGCCCGATGGATACCTCTAAAAGTTGCTTTTCGATCATCCGGATGATTACCTGTGCTTTCTTTGTCAGCAGCGAAAAATTTATTGCGAATGGAACGGGAGTTGAACTCAAGCATTATACTCGAAGCGCGCCAAAGCGAATATGATTATTATCACAAATTTCATAATAAATACGGCTATTTTGGCAATATAGGATTGTAAGCGGGAAATTTAAAAAATGGGTGTATGCGGGAACTTTGTGCCGCGAGCACACCCATTTTTCGACATTTTCTTTCGATGCGGCGAAAGCCCTATTGACTGTTAGGATTTTCGGTCAGGGGGTTGATTTGAAAACCAGCGGCAAATAAAACAGATGAGATACCGGCGGTGTGGGGAGTTCAGCGCTTTCGATGAAGTTGATCAGGGTTAAATTCTGGTTGCAATCTGCGTAGGTAGAAAGATAAATGCGCTCGGATACTGGTTTGCCCTGTGTATCTTTCACTTCGAGCCACAGGGTTTGCTGTGAGGCCGCCACATGGTCGGCAAGGTAGATTTCGAAACCGCCGGGGCCATAGGCGCTATCCAGGCCTGTCAGGGCAAGCCCCAAAATCGGTGTTCCCTCCAGCGTACCGCCCGCCTCGACGACAAAATTGATTGCCGGGAGACCATCGATATCAAAAATTTGTCCGGCGATGCCCAACCAGTTGCAGCCTGCCTCGGCATGAACCCAGTTTGGTAATCCTACGGGAGTTCCCGTTTGAACCGTGAAATAACGCTCATAAACGATAGCAGCCGCCATATTTGCCGCGGGCGCAACTGCCGCGCTGTTTTCTGTCGGCGGCAGAGCTGGCGTGGCGGTGGCGGGCAACGGAGTTTCTGCAAGTTCGGGCGTTGCTGTAGGTTTGGGTAATTCAGTTGGCAGGCTGGTTGGTGTGTAAGTCTGGGCGGCTACCGCGTTCAAATCCACAATCGGCGTTGATGTGTGTGTTTCTGTAGGAATCACTTCAGTCGGTACAGTTCCTCCCAAGCAAGCTGCAACGAAAAAGGGTATTGCGATGATAAAAATCAGCATCTGTTTACGGTACATTCATCTCTCCATGTCAGACAGCAAGGATTTTGCTATCATCCAGATCGGAAAACCACTTTGCTCCGCATCATCCGCGTGGTACGAAGTCGAGTACAGAAATCCCTGCGGGATTCGATGCAAGATACTTGCCAGGAATTTGTGTGTCTGTATTATGGCATTATTCACCTTCTTGTCAAGTCGGCGCTTTTGTCGTTGACGCTCCACCTGCTCCGGTGCTAAAATGCGTCAGGAGATTGTTTATGCCGTTACCGAATGTACTCCCCGAACAAATTCTTAGCGCCCTGGCTGGAAAGGAAAATTATCCGTTGGGGACACTGGCCTATTATGGTCCAGACGATCAATCCTGCACGAAAATCATCGCCAGCGTTGTCAACGCCCCCAATGCACGTCCGGATTCTCGAAGCTGGTCTGCTGACAATGTGTGTTCTGATCCGCTGATCGTAGCTGAAATTGGCGCATTTTTCAAGCTTCAGGGAGTATCCGAAGTGGTGATGACAGAAGGTATTATCGGCTGCCCGCACGACGAGGGCATAGACTACCCGCTGCACGGAGAATGCCCACAGTGCGCCTTTTGGCTCACCTCAGACTAAAAAAGTAGGCTTATGAGCGATATTATTTCATCCGTAAAAGGTACCCGCGATTTTTATCCCCGCGAAATGGCTGTGCGCACCTGGCTCTATAACAAAATGCGCCAGGTGTCCGAATCGTTTGGCTACCAGGAATATGAAGGCCCGATACTGGAAACCATTGACCTTTATGCCGCCAAATCGGGCGCAGAACTCGTCAAAGAGCAATCGTTTGTGTTCCCTGACCGCAGCGGCAACCTGATTACCCTGCGCCCCGAACTCACCCCGACGCTGGCGCGCATGGTAGCCCAGCAGCAACGCCAACTCAATTTCCCCTTGCGTTGGTGGTCGTTTGGCCCTTTCTGGCGGTATGAACGCCCGCAAAAAGGTCGTTCGCGCGAATTTTTTCAATGGAATATTGATCTGCTTGGCGAAGTATCACCCGAAGCCGATGCCGAAATGGTGGCAGTCATGGCTTCGTTTTACCGGTCTGCTGGATTATCTTCTGAAGAAGTCACAATTCTGGTGAACAATCGCCGGTTGATGGATGCCGAATTGGGGAAACTTGCCCTTACGGGGGATCAGCGTGGCGATGTGATTCGCCTGATCGATCGGCGGGACAAGCTCGCGCCTGAGAAGTGGCGCGGATATGCCCTGGAATTAGGATTATCCCCGGAGCAGTTCGACCAACTTCTGGTTCTGTTAGATAATCGCCAACTCTGGCAGGAATCGGACGAATTAGTGCGTTTCTTCAATGCGGTGGATGCCCTCGGGGTGCGCGAATATGTCCAGTTTGACCCCCAAATTATCCGCGGCCTGGATTATTACACCGGCACGGTTTACGAAGGTCGCGCCACCACACGAGATATTCGCCGAGCCGTGGCCGGGGGTGGCCGCTACGATAACCTGCTGGCCGAAGTCGGCGGCGATGCGCTGCCCGGCACCGGGTTTGCGATGGGCGATGTTGTTATTGCATTGCTGCTCGAAGAAACCGGAAATTTGCCCGACAATCTGGCAGTTTCTCCGGCTGCGGTGCTGATGACGATTTTTGACGATGATACGCTGCTGGCATCCTATCGGGTTGCTGCCGAACTGCGCAGCGCAGGTCTGAATGTGGTTTGCTACCCTGTACCTGCAAAATTGGGCAAGCAATTTAAATACGCCGACCGCATTGGGGCGCGCATTGTTGTTGTGCTTGGCCCCGATGAATTAGCCCAAAAACAAGTTACGATCAAGAACCTGAGTCAGCGGGAACAGTTCACTGTTTCGCAAACAGATGCGCCACAAATCATTCGAAAAATCCTTGATATAGAAAAATCTGTATGATAAAATACAGCCCGCTATGGCGGATGTAGCTCAATGGCAGAGCACCGCACTGTGGCTGCGGTGGTTGCGGGTTCGACCCCCGTCGTCCGCCCAAACGAAAACACGGAAGCTGAATGCTTCCGTGTTTTCGCTTAAATTTGGAAGCCCTTTCCTAAGGCCTGCGTCCGCCGCGCCCACCACCCGGGCTAGGGATCGATGGCGCCGATGGGGGCGAAAACTCGGGCCGGTCGGGTACGCTGAAATTAGGGACGTTGCGTATAGAGCCTTCTAAAGCGCCAAGATTGTTGAGGGCATTAGGAGTTTGACCAAGCGCTAGATTATTGGTGATATTGCCGATATTCCCGGCTAAATCTTGGAGTTGGGGGCCGCCGTGGGCTTGTAACCCGGCGACTGCGTTAGCGCCAAATTGGGCAATGTCGAAAAGTTCTATCTGCGAGATGGAGTAATCGCCCAATGCATTACGAACGGCGTCGGCGAAATTGAGTGTTTCGTTTAAGGCTGCCAGACGATCCTCGGGGATGAAATTGGCCGCAATTTCCTGAACGCTTTGTAATCGGGTAGCGCGGTCGCCTTGGATCGCATCGGCCCAGGATTGCCATTCGGGGGCGATATTCTGGATATTTTCCGCAGTTCCCTGAGCTGCGGTGATGATCCCGTCGATGGTTTCCTGGCGCACTTCCATGCCGGCGGCGAGCGTTTCTGCTGCTGCAACCGTCAGATTGGTGATTTCGGTCATCGCAGCGGCCATTTGAGAGAGATCGTCTTCCACCGCTTCCAGCAGGTAAATAGTCTCATAAGCCAGTTCGGCATACAGGCCATAGTAAGCGTAGATCAATTCTTCGGTCATATAAATCAGGTCGTCTGCGTAATAGGCGTAGTATTCAATTTGCTCGATTTCTTCCTGCGTCAATGTGCCGTCCGACGAAGCTTCTTCGACATAATATACGGTTTGTTCAGTGGCTGTTGTGGCTTCGGTGATGGCTTCATCGATGGCCTGATTGAATTCTTCTTCCGTCATAAGCAAGTATTCTTCTTCAAGTTCTTGCATGGCCTCATCTACGGCTTCGTCCGCGGTCTGGTTGATTTGCGCTTCCAATTCGGCCTGGGCGGTTGAGGTGGCAGCAATCGCGGCATCGATGGTGGCCTGTGTATCTTCGGCTTGCCCCCCAGTGAGGCTCGAAAGACTGCATGCCAAACTTGTAAATACCAGGGCAATCAGAATTAGGACAGATAGTTGTTTGCGGGACATGGACTTTCTCCTTTGTGTGTCGATACGATTGTTCTTCAGTATGGATTATAACTTGATCGGAACTGGACTGACATAAAAACCATTCGGTGAACGTAGTGTCACTGTAAACTGGGTGGTCATTCTACGCCCCGGGATTGGTTTGAAGCGCCAGGTTTGCATGACCGTAGCAATGGTCAGTACGCCAACCATCCAGGCGAAGTGTTCGCCAATGCACAGGCGCTGCCCGCCCCCAAAGGGGAAGTAAGCCATCTTCGGGCGCACAGCGCGTGCCGCGGGCAGCCAGCGTTCGGGCTTAAAAAGATCAGGGTTGGGGTAGAAGCGCGGATCATGGTGTGTAACCCACTGACTGAGAAGCACCGTTGCTCCCTGGGGAATGGGATACCCACCCAGGGTAATCGGTTGTTGAGCCTGTCGGCCCATGATCCATGCCGGGGGGAACAGGCGCATGCCTTCGGTGAGCGCCATTTTCGTGTAGTCCAATTGGGTGTAGGTTTCTGCCGAGGGGCTGCAACCCGCTAGAACGGAGTCCAGTTCAGCGCTCAATTTCTCGGCGATTTGCGGATATTGTGCCAGCAGGTAAAATGTCCAACTCAGCGCGCTGGCAATGGTCTCATGTCCGGCGAGAAAAAACGTCATCACATGATCTTGAATTTGCTGTTGCTCTAGCGGACACCCTTGCCCATCCGTAGCGTGGACGAGTTTCGAAAGCATATCTGCCTGCTCGACACCGTTTTTGTGTCCGGCGATCGCGGTCTCGATGAAAGCCGCGAGATGGGCGTGTGCCTGCTGGAATTCTCGCTTGCCGCGTTTAGCGCGGACACGGCGCAACGCCGCATTGGGTGTGGTGAGTTGGTTGAAGCGGGTAAGCAATACCTGTATAGCATGGCTGAGCGCTGGAGCCTGTGCGTCGATGCTTGTGCCGAACAAGGCCTGGGCGATAATATTCATGGTCAGGCGTGTCATTTCGGCAGACAGGTCAAGTGGCTGATTGGCTTGCCAGCGCAGACTCATTTCTTGGGCCAGTTGAGTGATATGGGGGATGTATTTGCTGATTTGCTCCCGATGGAAAATGGGCTGCATCATGCGGCGCTGCTGGATATGCGCCTCGCCTTCTGCCGTAAGCAGACCGTTGCCCAATAGTTGGCGGGAATTCTGTAGGACGCGCCCCTTGGTGAAATTGCGCTGCTGCGTGATGAGCACTTCCTGGATAAAATCGGGGTGATTGAGGAGGTAGATATGCTGCCTGCCCAGCATAAAATGGACAATATCGCCATATTGTGCGGCCAGATTCAAGAGTGTATCGGGGAGGTCAGCAAATGGTCTGCCGATGAGTTGCCACGGAAAGGGGAGTTTGGGTCCGGGTGGATATGTAGTTTGAGCCTGGATGTGCATATCGTTCTCCTTGTTGCGTGCCTATAGTATAGGCGCGGCGACATGCTTTGGCATCCTGCGCAGGGAGGATTTTGTTAACCTACTTTTGGAGGGGTTATGAGTTTGGGTTCCGTCGCGTAATGAAAAAATCCCCCATCTGTTTTCTCGCTCGTCGCCAGGTTATCTTGGAATGTCTGGCAAATCATCGGCCTTAATCAGGCCATAGCGCACGGCCAGGAGAGCGGCCTGGGTGCGGTCGTTGAGGTGCAGCTTGCCCAGTATCGTGCTGACATAGCCCTTAACGGTAGTTTCAGCGACGACCAACTCATCGGCGACTTCTTTATTGCTCATGCCGCGCGCCAGGCAGCGCAGCACATCAGTTTCACGGGCGGTTAGCGCGTCCAGAGGATTTTCGGGAGCAGGCATGCGTTGCATTAAACGACGTGCGATTTTGGGGTGTAGTTGTGGTTTACCCGCC from the Chloroflexota bacterium genome contains:
- a CDS encoding TIR domain-containing protein → GRRVGKTSLMRMVQQRLETRLNAGEQPIVVPLFMDIELDPPTSAADFFERLVNRLAQWQAGVVGSLEPLPPIDETNPALSFAESFKELYRRVQPEVGGVKLAILIDESEKFHRPSWAHSLEDNLRSLLSNVPGVSGHIGLIMTGSVQFYKGMAAGGGGSPLRNVLEEEIKLPACSADALRELIQVPTQGAISEAVANEVIRQAGGHLFLGQYLMRQLWQAGLENANVQAVRAAALEFADRRRDFESWLEALGEEGEKVYGYLVEQSEPRSRGEISAALNMERLDVKTAIDVLTFHNLIEMPRRKYQYRGEMFRAWFTDSIAEDVEESQPVELFISYAHEDELLWEKLKSHLASLRRRKLIDAWYDRQIVPGQEWAAEIDENINSAQIIILLISADFMESDYCYEVEMQRAITRHEAGDAVVIPVILRPTDWDGAPFSRLQALPKNAKPITEWENLDRAFLNVVEGLRMALAQLGSEDE
- a CDS encoding response regulator produces the protein MLSNAIKYNRPGGTVTISSQCPAPQKIRIVVSDTGVGIPEEKYDKLFTPFMRLVDEPSEVEGTGLGLALSKRLMELMEGEIGVESTPGQGSAFWIELPLLDPSEISLETGARSVIPNGYSPPPSKILYIEDYVANYELIRQALADFPQVQLLWAKDAQTGMSMADQQQPDLILLDLQLPDMHGYKVLQELKQTAGTCDIPVVIISADANPHQEKYLIEAGALDFLTKPFNLKALIRSIQAWLA
- the rpsU gene encoding 30S ribosomal protein S21 gives rise to the protein MTRVDLRSNESQQSLLKRFRRKVVRSGTLGAVRRKRWFTSKSELRRIQRKKAVRRQKRLRQNQRRKKG
- a CDS encoding glycerol-3-phosphate acyltransferase, producing the protein MNILLFALFGYVSGSLPFALWVTRTVKGVDIRDGGSGHVTTTNTIRQAGWVWGVLVLTLDIGKGFIPVYLAARTGLPDWAIALTAGLAVAGHCWPVFAQFRGGMGLAVTGGSLLAVYPLGFAAALGLLLSLVLVIRHSARGALFTGLMLAPVFWLLKFPSVVIWIGATTGLVIALRFFEDWNRQYRELWLDRE
- a CDS encoding class I SAM-dependent methyltransferase; protein product: MFDHFSILAPVYEKFIQPKPPEYLWELAKLPTSGALLDAGGGTGRVAQFMSAKASQVVVADLSFDMLRQAKQKDRLLATCSHSERLPFADGYFERIIMIDALHHVCDQEETARELWRVLAPGGYLVIEEPDLRTFAVKLIALAEKLALMRSHFLTPPQIAQLFNGLNAQTHIERDGYIAWVVVQKQ
- the feoB gene encoding ferrous iron transport protein B; protein product: MRFALIGQPNCGKSTLFNQVAGYKAETGNFSGTTLTFTESKVRVLGEVVSLVDLPGTYSLAGSNPAEREVMHYLAFHEIDVVVNVLDASHLAQGLNLTLELMELGRPLVVALNMMDEAARLGMKIDGPQLEQILGVNVLPLIASKGRGVRAIFTTAMAVARAGEPPQRIHYSSAFEKAIATIATQINGGAQTSPLRPQLMAIKLLEGNAELLKRVDVDAPKTRTIVEKIQKDILTTQGQPAIWALTAERHQRADEITASVLSRGEPRITRRDHFDNVLLHPFWGYIALGVILWLFFQTVYGVGSLIEAPLLAAFDALALQAARWVGPQTFGAQLLTGVIQGIAGGVAIVLPYLLPFLIGLGLLEDIGYLPRLAFLVDALMSRMGLHGKAIVPFILGYGCNVPAVMSTRLLENRRDRFLAATMATLVPCAARLAVVFGLVAFYLGPQIALAIYIFNLVVIALTGRLLSSRLPEGAPGLIIEVPVYRMPTWKTVAHKSWFRIREFIVEAWPLLIVGSVALAIFDRLNLARWLDMLVRPVTWGLGLPPEVGVPLIFGIFRKELSLLMLRQALNVTDFSAALNPVQMITFTVFVVFYIPCLATLAALRRELGRRDMLIISGLTVIIALAAALLARGAALLFM
- a CDS encoding ferrous iron transport protein A — encoded protein: MIEKQLLEVSIGQTVQVISFNGGETLENKLRQLGLQPGYYVRMIRRAPFGGPVLLEIDGRSIAIGRGIAAKIQVKETEDECDSH